The Candidatus Effluviviaceae Genus I sp. genome segment CGCCAGGCGCGCGGCGGCCGGAGGCCAGGCAGCCGTGAAGCGCCGGAAGGTCATCGTGCTCGCGCTCGCGCTCGCCGCGGCGGCGTACCTCCTCGTCAGGGGGCCGCTCGGCCGCGGCCCGGGCGCCGGGAGCGGCGGAGCGCCGCTCCTGCCGGCGCTCGCGCCGGCGGAGGTCCACCGCGTGACCGTGGTCGCGCCCGGCGGCCGCGTCGCGCTCGCCCGGCGCGGCGACGACTGGCTCATCGAGGGGCTCCGAGCGGGGCACGCCGACACCACGCTCGTGCGCAGGGCGCTTTGGTCCGCGGCCCGGCTCTCGCGCGCCGACGTCGCGTCGGTCGTCGCCGGGAAGCACTTCCTCTTCGGCGTGACCGACTCACTCGGAACGCGGGTCTCGCTGGCCGGCCCAGCGGGGACGGTCGAGTTCGTCTTCGGAAGGCCCGGCCCACGCGACATGGGGACGTGCGTGCGGGTGCCGGGAGACGACCGCGTCTACCTCGCGCCGGGCGCGCTCGCGTCGGTGTATCCCGTCGAGGCGGCGGCCTGGCGCGACCGGAGGCCGCTCAGGTTCGATGTCCAGGCGACTCGAAGACTCACCATCGGGGGCGGCGCGCCCCCGGTCTCGCTCTCCGTGCGCGACGACGGCCGCTGGCACATCGAAGGCCCCGGTGGCGGGCCGGCCGACGTGAAGGCGGTCGAGCGCGCGCTTCTCTCCCTCGCCGCGCTCAGGGCCGTTGCGTTCGCCGACGATCGGACGCCCGCGGAGTGCGGGCTCGATCCCGAAGGCGAGAGGCGGCCCGCGCTCGTCGACATCGGGCTCGCGGACGGGCGGACGCTCCGCATCCTGTTCGGGAAGCTCGAGGGCGAGGCCCGGCCGGCGATGACGCCGGACCGGGAGACGATCTACGTCGTGCCGAACTCCGCGCTCGACCGCATCCTGGCCGGGCCCGACGCTTTCGCGGCCCCGGGGCGGTGAGCGCGATCGCAGGTTGCGTCGCGGCGAGGGCCGGGCCCCGGCCGCCCGCCGCTCACGCCAGGATCCCCTCGTGGACGTCGTCCTCGGGCTCGACGTGCACGACGACCTCGACGATGCCGTGCTCGCACTCGAGGAGGCGCCGTGTGACGAGCGAGGCCACGTCGTGCCCCTCACGGACCGTGAGGTCCGGGCTCACGTGGATGTGAATGTCCACGACGACCTTGCCCCCGATGCGGCGGGCCCGCACGGTGTGGTAACCCCGGACGCCGTCGGTCGTGGCGATTACCGCTTCGATGGCAGCCTGCGTCCGCGCGTCGGGCGCGCGGTCCACGAGCTCTCCCCCGCTCTCGTACAGGATCTTCGCGCCGATGACGCCCAGGAAGCTGGCGAGGACCACCGCGGTGACGTGGTCGATGAACGCCCAGCCGGGGCCGCCGACGGCGACGGCCGCAAGGCCCGCGGCGGCGGCCACCGAGGTCCATGCGTCGCTCCTGTGGTGCCAGGCGTTCGCGACGACCGAGACGTCCCCCGCGCGCCTGCCCACGCGGGCGGTCTGGCGGTACATGCCCTCCTTCACGGCGATCGAGGCGACGGCGATCCAGAACGGCGCCGTCGCGCTGACCGCCCGGTCCGCCTCGCGGAGCGTGAGAATGCCCTTCACGGCGATCCACGCGGCGGTGGCGACGAGCGCCGCGCCGACGAACATGCTCACGAGCGTCGTGAAGCGCATGTGGCCGTAGTGATGGTCGGCATCCGCGGGCTTGCCGGAAACGCGGAGTCCCGCGAGCACGGCGGCGTCCGTGACGAGGTCCGAGAGGCTGTGCACGCCGTCGGCGATGATGGTCTGGCTGTTGCACAGGATGCCGGCGGCGACCTTCGCCGCCGAGAGCGCGAGGTTCACGACCACGGAGAGCCAGGTGACGCCGCGGGGCGTCGACAGGCAGGAGTGCGTGTGGCGGTCCGGCTTCACTCGCGTGTCCCTCGGGCCCCTGGGCGCTCTAGGCGGTCGCGAGGTTCGAGAGGAAGTGGATGAGCGCGGCGATGCCGCGGTCCCACGTGGGCAGGTGGAGCCGCTCGTTCGGTCCGTGCACGTTGTCGCCGGGGAGCGAGAAGCCCGTCAGCACCGAGTCGGTTCCCAGCACCTTCTGGATCTCGCCCACGGCGTTGATGCTTCCCCCCTCGCGGTGGTACACGGGCGGCTTCTCCCAGACCGTCTCGAGCGCCTTGGCGAGCGCGCGCACGCCGGCGCTGCCGCGGTCCGTGAGCGACGGCGGGTGTCCCCGCGCGTTCCTGATCTCCCAGGACACGGTGTCGGGCGCGTGGGACGCGACGTGCCGTTCGAGCGACGCCGCGAGCTCCTCCGGGACCTGGTCGGGCACGAGCCGCATGGTCACGAGGGCGACCGCCTCCGCCGGGATGGCCGACTTCGGGCTGCCCGCTCTCACCTGGACGACGTCCAGCGCCGGCCGCGCGCTCACGCGTTCGGTCGGCAGGAAGCCCGGCTCGCCCCAGAGCCGCGGGACGCCCGCCTCCTCGACGTAGGCCGACTCGCCCACCGGCAGCCGGGCCATCTCCTCGTGCTCCTCGGGCGAGATCGGCCTCACGCGGTCGTAGAAGCCCGGGAGCGTCACCCGCCCGTCCTCGTCGTGGAGACTCGCG includes the following:
- a CDS encoding DUF4340 domain-containing protein: MKRRKVIVLALALAAAAYLLVRGPLGRGPGAGSGGAPLLPALAPAEVHRVTVVAPGGRVALARRGDDWLIEGLRAGHADTTLVRRALWSAARLSRADVASVVAGKHFLFGVTDSLGTRVSLAGPAGTVEFVFGRPGPRDMGTCVRVPGDDRVYLAPGALASVYPVEAAAWRDRRPLRFDVQATRRLTIGGGAPPVSLSVRDDGRWHIEGPGGGPADVKAVERALLSLAALRAVAFADDRTPAECGLDPEGERRPALVDIGLADGRTLRILFGKLEGEARPAMTPDRETIYVVPNSALDRILAGPDAFAAPGR
- a CDS encoding cation transporter produces the protein MKPDRHTHSCLSTPRGVTWLSVVVNLALSAAKVAAGILCNSQTIIADGVHSLSDLVTDAAVLAGLRVSGKPADADHHYGHMRFTTLVSMFVGAALVATAAWIAVKGILTLREADRAVSATAPFWIAVASIAVKEGMYRQTARVGRRAGDVSVVANAWHHRSDAWTSVAAAAGLAAVAVGGPGWAFIDHVTAVVLASFLGVIGAKILYESGGELVDRAPDARTQAAIEAVIATTDGVRGYHTVRARRIGGKVVVDIHIHVSPDLTVREGHDVASLVTRRLLECEHGIVEVVVHVEPEDDVHEGILA